One Drosophila virilis strain 15010-1051.87 chromosome 5, Dvir_AGI_RSII-ME, whole genome shotgun sequence DNA window includes the following coding sequences:
- the cGlr1 gene encoding cyclic GMP-AMP synthase-like receptor 1, producing MSLLEQILHATNADYININGDRQIFTNHYNVLRNSIYKTLQEEQPLGKWLCGHKLGGSYADNLKITKPDEFDLVIHLVFPENDRIIVKKDPRRPGNVTLDMTEVLNALEKQEHNQLSYTYLKKLVTNRNLLLEDKMQNMIQGAVTRALNKMGNKIEVNGRVTPIVYRRCGPAHTMFINDRDIKYSVDFVPAIRLIARQNILEPEQLRFFKDIRYWDAIPKPLKPFEANNVSFRASYYDAENVMIKGKQKLKETIKFMKKFRDSKQNMNNLKSYYIKTLFLWQIKAKSDAYWSTKTLKDILIDMCRELKTSLATSGRNGKLLFFWDPKLDLFAAFTQRQRDDMFNCVVAHIYTLERADGNLTADIDRNVRSSFSTRAERLSQDEQRNGRQTGAAPNQQSAPKNQSAPKQQPAPKNQTAPRQQPAQRQPPAPSQQSPAEFSSCCIA from the exons ATGTCATTGCTAGAACAGATTCTACATGCAACCAATGCAgattatataaatatcaacGGTGATcggcaaatatttacaaatcaTTATAATGTACTGCGAAATTCGATCTACAAAACGCTGCAGGAGGAACAGCCACTTGGCAAATGGTTGTGTGGCCACAAATTGGGTG gAAGTTATGCGGACAATTTGAAGATTACGAAACCGGACGAATTTGATTTGGTAATTCATTTGGTGTTTCCCGAGAATGACAGGATTATTGTGAAAAAGGATCCCAGGCGACCCGGCAATGTTACCTTGGACATGACCGAGGTGCTAAACGCTCTGGAGAAACAGGAGCACAACCAGCTCTCTTACAcgtatttgaaaaaattagtCACGAACAGGAATTTGCTGCTCGAGGACAAGATGCAGAACATGATACAGGGCGCCGTGACACGGGCTCTAAACAAAATGGGCAACAAAATCGAGGTCAACGGAAGGGTCACGCCAATTGTCTACAGGCGATGCGGCCCGGCACACACGATGTTTATCAACGACAGGGATATTAAATACTCGGTGGACTTTGTGCCAGCCATTAGGTTGATTGCCagacaaaatattttggagCCAGAGCAGCTTAGGTTTTTTAAGGATATTCGGTATTGGGACGCGATACCGAAACCCTTGAAGCCATTTGAAGCGAACAACGTGTCCTTTCGCGCCTCCTACTACGATGCCGAAAATGTTATGATCAAGGGCAAGCAAAAGCTGAAGGAAACTATTAAATTTATGAAGAAGTTTCGCGatagcaaacaaaatatgaacaATCTGAAGAGCTATTATATCAAGACCCTGTTTCTGTGGCAAATCAAGGCCAAATCCGACGCCTATTGGAGTACCAAGACGCTAAAGGATATATTGATAGAC ATGtgcagagaattgaagacttCCTTGGCAACGTCTGGCCGCAATGGTAAGCTGCTCTTTTTCTGGGATCCCAAACTGGACTTGTTTGCCGCATTCACACAACGTCAACGCGACGATATGTTCAACTGCGTCGTGGCACATATTTATACGCTCGAGCGCGCCGATGGCAACTTGACGGCGGATATTGACAGAAATGTCAGATCCTCGTTCA GCACACGCGCGGAACGCCTCAGCCAAGACGAGCAAAGGAATGGACGACAGACGGGGGCAGCTCCAAACCAGCAGTCAGCTCCAAAAAACCAGTCAGCTccaaagcagcagccagcTCCAAAAAACCAGACAGCTCCAAGGCAACAGCCAGCTCAAAGGCAACCGCCAGCTCCAAGTCAACAGTCTCCGGCAGAGTTCAGTAGCTGTTGCATTGCGTAA
- the LOC6625055 gene encoding methyltransferase-like protein 25B isoform X1, whose product MLDVNNKLAACLDVVKRYEWLLDSYVLDFYVDDHWSKLPLSWRRQLEDLPVEKLSELLQCESVDSIKTRVLWPLELLALRQVLRTLCIRRTQKNQLDVSLPPCPLLEHRKLKHMFMKCVKPKKSHEIKRMAAICARSCQQTSVDFVVDFGAGVGHLARILAYGYGINVCCLEMQPDLNEQAVAIDAKLESTAAKHMEASETTHFKRPVHLTQRLSSDTKPVHFIESIREAFHLPDTDFQFGIIGLHPCGDLGATLMRMFLNCKQAKFLNFVGCCYQKMSTRQTQPRKELHGYPLSSRLQNDPNCQLSYEAREIACHAMEQYSDRLQAGQYEYLKIHSLRAAAERIIVEQLPDLRHSALRNVKHAPGMTFNDYFQKAIEGTRFASLQAANPEQIDADLLHWRRIVCFYTVRLMLAPLVESIILYDRGMFLLENGCQVNIEAIFDPRLSPRNHITSAIKS is encoded by the exons ATGCTTGATGTTAACAACAAACTTGCCGCCTGTTTAGATGTAGTTAAAAGATACGAGTGGTTATTGGATTCCTATGTGCTG GACTTTTATGTGGATGACCATTGGAGCAAGCTTCCTTTAAGCTGGCGCAGACAATTGGAAGACTTGCCGGTAGAAAAGTTGAGCGAGCTGCTGCAATGCGAAAGCGTCGATTCTATTAAAACACGTGTGCTTTGGCCCTTGGAGCTGTTAGCGCTGCGCCAGGTGTTGCGCACTCTGTGCATCAGAAGGACGCAAAAGAACCAGCTTGAT GTTTCACTGCCGCCTTGCCCACTGCTGGAGCACCGCAAGCTGAAGCACATGTTTATGAAGTGTGTGAAGCCAAAAAAGTCGCATGAAATCAAAAGAATGGCCGCAATTTGTGCGCGCAGCTGCCAACAGACATCGGTTGACTTCGTGGTAGACTTTGGCGCCGGCGTAGGACACTTGGCCCGCATACTGGCCTATGGCTATGGCATCAATGTTTGCTGCCTTGAAATGCAGCCGGATTTGAACGAGCAAGCGGTGGCAATCGATGCCAAACTGGAGAGCACGGCTGCCAAGCACATGGAGGCCAGCGAAACGACCCATTTTAAGCGACCAGTGCATCTAACCCAGCGTCTCAGCAGCGACACCAAGCCTGTGCATTTTATCGAGAGCATACGGGAGGCTTTCCACTTGCCAGACACGGATTTCCAATTCGGCATCATTGGACTGCATCCGTGCGGTGATTTGGGCGCCACGCTAATGCGCATGTTCTTGAACTGTAAGCAAGCGAAATTCTTGAATTTTGTGGGCTGCTGTTACCAGAAAATGAGCACACGGCAAACCCAGCCCCGAAAGGAGCTGCACGGCTATCCGCTTAGCTCGCGGCTGCAAAACGATCCCAACTGTCAGCTTAGCTACGAGGCACGCGAGATCGCTTGCCACGCGATGGAACAGTACAGTGATCGCCTTCAAGCTGGACAATATGAATACCTCAAGATACACTCGCTACGCGCCGCAGCCGAGCGAATTATTGTCGAACAGTTGCCCGACTTAAGGCACTCGGCACTGCGCAATGTGAAACATGCGCCCGGCATGACTTTCAATGA CTACTTTCAAAAGGCCATCGAAGGCACGCGCTTTGCCTCGCTGCAAGCAGCGAATCCTGAACAAATCGATGCAGATCTTTTGCACTGGCGTCGCATCGTATGCTTTTATACGGTGCGCTTAATGCTGGCGCCCCTGG TGGAAAGCATTATACTGTACGATCGCGGAATGTTTCTGCTGGAGAATG GTTGTCAAGTAAACATTGAGGCCATATTTGACCCTCGCCTGTCGCCAAGAAATCACATTACCAGCGCCATAAAAAGCTGA
- the LOC6625056 gene encoding PX domain-containing protein kinase-like protein isoform X2, whose product MAIFASRYERKLPIDDTEAITCEIATVEEVDGHTCVSLQEYLLRVQRGDSSWNVLRRYNDFNKLHKSLRISGIELPLPGKRIFGNMRPDFIAERKEALQVYINTILMNPILASSLPAKRFVDPESYSQSFHDHAVQHALLCLRNDTVWTLGATMGAIGWRLRKHYFKATTKPPEKSSNKLVKSGSQNQQSKHFAAGSNGGAHSVSIDAGTVDPNAEMVAEWLEYGPDKYVDDKEMNGVLKSLMGLQHPHIESIVLAANTENGCLIIRKFHKHGTLKDVLCMATPKNPFLSKYGNPKGRTALSMKQVATYGKQILETLIFLHSKGYAYGHLHSGNIVIVDDCVKLLDVENYLVGVPAFYRPFFVQHSKIHTIETVDVYCFGHVLFEMAMGYPLQESVVRQITECPEALKSLLESILSKEACKAGLPTLEQLLGHRFFTQYATDSGTTAEKPYFKLSLNAKELLRQAAVKCENRLRDEQKSVKNQKRIVRVQELMSSEEEKRKSKQKAKLEHKQSKLKQQGSLQASNGRLSLAAVTAASTSTVTAGGGLSTADSFNRSDSTPEEPHLAAIMPAAQQSHQVLPASSAPVERQTSTPNIATEDVDAGEDEPTRSALLESICKFNRGSLRKVRSND is encoded by the exons ATGGCAATATTTGCGAGCAGATATGAAAGAAAACTACCAATTGACGACACCGAGGCAATAACTTGCGAAATAGCAACAGTTGAGGAGGTCGACGGACATACG TGTGTTTCTTTGCAGGAATACCTGCTGCGCGTGCAGAGAGGCGATAGCTCCTGGAACGTTCTACGCCGTTACAATGACTTCAATAAGCTGCACAAAAGTCTTCGTATCTCTGGCATTGAATTGCCGCTGCCTGGCAAACGCATCTTTGGTAACATGCGTCCGGACTTCATAGCTGAACGGAAAGAAGCATTACAAGTTTATATAAACACAATACTAATGAATCCCATTTTGGCATCATCGCTGCCAGCCAAGCGCTTCGTTGATCCCGAAAGCTACTCGCAATCATTCCATG ACCATGCAGTGCAACATGCTTTGCTCTGTTTGCGCAACGACACGGTGTGGACGCTGGGCGCCACCATGGGCGCGATAGGTTGGCGGCTACGCAAGCATTACTTTAAGGCGACCACCAAGCCGCCAGAgaagagcagcaacaagttGGTCAAGAGCGGCTCACAGAACCAACAGAGCAAGCATTTCGCAGCCGGCAGCAATGGCGGTGCTCACTCAGTATCGATTGATGCGGGCACAGTGGATCCGAATGCGGAAATGGTGGCCGAATGGCTTGAATACGGACCTGACAAGTACGTCGATGATAAGGAAATGAATGGCGTGCTGAAAAGCCTCATGGGCCTGCAGCATCCGCACATTGAGTCCATAGTGCTGGCAGCGAACACCGAAAACGGCTGCTTGATCATCAGAAA ATTCCATAAGCATGGCACACTCAAGGATGTGCTCTGCATGGCAACGCCAAAGAATCCATTTTTAAGCAAGTACGGCAATCCCAAAGGACGTACAGCTCTGTCCATGAAGCAAGTGGCGACCTATGGCAAGCAAATTTTAGAAACTCTTATATTCTTGCACTCGAAAGGCTATGCTTATG GTCACCTACATTCGGGAAATATTGTCATTGTGGATGACTGTGTCAAGCTGTTGGACGTTGAGAACTATTTGGTGGGTGTGCCGGCGTTTTATCGACCATTTTTCGTGCAGCACAGCAAGATACACACAATTGAGACAGTTGACGTTTACTGTTTCGGTCATGTGCTGTTCGAAATGGCCATGGGCTATCCGCTGCAGGAGTCGGTCGTGCGACAAATAACAGAATGCCCCGAAGCGTTAA AATCTCTATTGGAGAGCATACTATCGAAGGAAGCATGCAAGGCAGGCCTGCCCACACTGGAGCAACTGCTTGGCCACAGATTCTTTACGCAATATGCAACTGACAGTGGAACCACAGCCGAAAAGCCATACTTCAAGTTGTCCCTG AACGCAAAGGAATTGCTTAGGCAGGCGGCCGTTAAGTGCGAGAATCGTTTGCGTGACGAGCAAAAGTCGGTTAAGAACCAAAAGCGTATTGTACGCGTACAGGAGCTGATGAGCTCCGAGGAGGAGAAGCGCAAATCAAAGCAGAAAGCT AAGTTAGAGCACAAACAATCGAAGCTTAAGCAACAGGGTTCGCTCCAAGCAAGCAATGGACGCTTGTCGCTGGCGGCCGTGACAGCTGCATCGACCAGCACAGTTACCGCCGGCGGCGGGCTAAGTACGGCAGACTCTTTCAACCGCTCCGACAGCACCCCAGAAGAGCCCCATCTAGCTG CAATCATGCCAGCTGCGCAGCAGTCGCACCAGGTGCTGCCAGCGAGCAGCGCTCCCGTGGAGAGGCAGACATCGACTCCGAACATTGCAACAGAGGACGTTGACGCTGGCGAGGATGAGCCCACGCGCTCAGCATTGCTTGAGTCAATTTGCAAATTCAATCGAGGCTCGCTGCGCAAGGTGCGCTCAAATGATTAG
- the LOC6625055 gene encoding methyltransferase-like protein 25B isoform X2, which produces MLVSLPPCPLLEHRKLKHMFMKCVKPKKSHEIKRMAAICARSCQQTSVDFVVDFGAGVGHLARILAYGYGINVCCLEMQPDLNEQAVAIDAKLESTAAKHMEASETTHFKRPVHLTQRLSSDTKPVHFIESIREAFHLPDTDFQFGIIGLHPCGDLGATLMRMFLNCKQAKFLNFVGCCYQKMSTRQTQPRKELHGYPLSSRLQNDPNCQLSYEAREIACHAMEQYSDRLQAGQYEYLKIHSLRAAAERIIVEQLPDLRHSALRNVKHAPGMTFNDYFQKAIEGTRFASLQAANPEQIDADLLHWRRIVCFYTVRLMLAPLVESIILYDRGMFLLENGCQVNIEAIFDPRLSPRNHITSAIKS; this is translated from the exons ATGTTG GTTTCACTGCCGCCTTGCCCACTGCTGGAGCACCGCAAGCTGAAGCACATGTTTATGAAGTGTGTGAAGCCAAAAAAGTCGCATGAAATCAAAAGAATGGCCGCAATTTGTGCGCGCAGCTGCCAACAGACATCGGTTGACTTCGTGGTAGACTTTGGCGCCGGCGTAGGACACTTGGCCCGCATACTGGCCTATGGCTATGGCATCAATGTTTGCTGCCTTGAAATGCAGCCGGATTTGAACGAGCAAGCGGTGGCAATCGATGCCAAACTGGAGAGCACGGCTGCCAAGCACATGGAGGCCAGCGAAACGACCCATTTTAAGCGACCAGTGCATCTAACCCAGCGTCTCAGCAGCGACACCAAGCCTGTGCATTTTATCGAGAGCATACGGGAGGCTTTCCACTTGCCAGACACGGATTTCCAATTCGGCATCATTGGACTGCATCCGTGCGGTGATTTGGGCGCCACGCTAATGCGCATGTTCTTGAACTGTAAGCAAGCGAAATTCTTGAATTTTGTGGGCTGCTGTTACCAGAAAATGAGCACACGGCAAACCCAGCCCCGAAAGGAGCTGCACGGCTATCCGCTTAGCTCGCGGCTGCAAAACGATCCCAACTGTCAGCTTAGCTACGAGGCACGCGAGATCGCTTGCCACGCGATGGAACAGTACAGTGATCGCCTTCAAGCTGGACAATATGAATACCTCAAGATACACTCGCTACGCGCCGCAGCCGAGCGAATTATTGTCGAACAGTTGCCCGACTTAAGGCACTCGGCACTGCGCAATGTGAAACATGCGCCCGGCATGACTTTCAATGA CTACTTTCAAAAGGCCATCGAAGGCACGCGCTTTGCCTCGCTGCAAGCAGCGAATCCTGAACAAATCGATGCAGATCTTTTGCACTGGCGTCGCATCGTATGCTTTTATACGGTGCGCTTAATGCTGGCGCCCCTGG TGGAAAGCATTATACTGTACGATCGCGGAATGTTTCTGCTGGAGAATG GTTGTCAAGTAAACATTGAGGCCATATTTGACCCTCGCCTGTCGCCAAGAAATCACATTACCAGCGCCATAAAAAGCTGA
- the LOC6625056 gene encoding PX domain-containing protein kinase-like protein isoform X1, giving the protein MAIFASRYERKLPIDDTEAITCEIATVEEVDGHTCVSLQEYLLRVQRGDSSWNVLRRYNDFNKLHKSLRISGIELPLPGKRIFGNMRPDFIAERKEALQVYINTILMNPILASSLPAKRFVDPESYSQSFHDHAVQHALLCLRNDTVWTLGATMGAIGWRLRKHYFKATTKPPEKSSNKLVKSGSQNQQSKHFAAGSNGGAHSVSIDAGTVDPNAEMVAEWLEYGPDKYVDDKEMNGVLKSLMGLQHPHIESIVLAANTENGCLIIRKFHKHGTLKDVLCMATPKNPFLSKYGNPKGRTALSMKQVATYGKQILETLIFLHSKGYAYGHLHSGNIVIVDDCVKLLDVENYLVGVPAFYRPFFVQHSKIHTIETVDVYCFGHVLFEMAMGYPLQESVVRQITECPEALKSLLESILSKEACKAGLPTLEQLLGHRFFTQYATDSGTTAEKPYFKLSLNAKELLRQAAVKCENRLRDEQKSVKNQKRIVRVQELMSSEEEKRKSKQKAKLEHKQSKLKQQGSLQASNGRLSLAAVTAASTSTVTAGGGLSTADSFNRSDSTPEEPHLAGIKSIMPAAQQSHQVLPASSAPVERQTSTPNIATEDVDAGEDEPTRSALLESICKFNRGSLRKVRSND; this is encoded by the exons ATGGCAATATTTGCGAGCAGATATGAAAGAAAACTACCAATTGACGACACCGAGGCAATAACTTGCGAAATAGCAACAGTTGAGGAGGTCGACGGACATACG TGTGTTTCTTTGCAGGAATACCTGCTGCGCGTGCAGAGAGGCGATAGCTCCTGGAACGTTCTACGCCGTTACAATGACTTCAATAAGCTGCACAAAAGTCTTCGTATCTCTGGCATTGAATTGCCGCTGCCTGGCAAACGCATCTTTGGTAACATGCGTCCGGACTTCATAGCTGAACGGAAAGAAGCATTACAAGTTTATATAAACACAATACTAATGAATCCCATTTTGGCATCATCGCTGCCAGCCAAGCGCTTCGTTGATCCCGAAAGCTACTCGCAATCATTCCATG ACCATGCAGTGCAACATGCTTTGCTCTGTTTGCGCAACGACACGGTGTGGACGCTGGGCGCCACCATGGGCGCGATAGGTTGGCGGCTACGCAAGCATTACTTTAAGGCGACCACCAAGCCGCCAGAgaagagcagcaacaagttGGTCAAGAGCGGCTCACAGAACCAACAGAGCAAGCATTTCGCAGCCGGCAGCAATGGCGGTGCTCACTCAGTATCGATTGATGCGGGCACAGTGGATCCGAATGCGGAAATGGTGGCCGAATGGCTTGAATACGGACCTGACAAGTACGTCGATGATAAGGAAATGAATGGCGTGCTGAAAAGCCTCATGGGCCTGCAGCATCCGCACATTGAGTCCATAGTGCTGGCAGCGAACACCGAAAACGGCTGCTTGATCATCAGAAA ATTCCATAAGCATGGCACACTCAAGGATGTGCTCTGCATGGCAACGCCAAAGAATCCATTTTTAAGCAAGTACGGCAATCCCAAAGGACGTACAGCTCTGTCCATGAAGCAAGTGGCGACCTATGGCAAGCAAATTTTAGAAACTCTTATATTCTTGCACTCGAAAGGCTATGCTTATG GTCACCTACATTCGGGAAATATTGTCATTGTGGATGACTGTGTCAAGCTGTTGGACGTTGAGAACTATTTGGTGGGTGTGCCGGCGTTTTATCGACCATTTTTCGTGCAGCACAGCAAGATACACACAATTGAGACAGTTGACGTTTACTGTTTCGGTCATGTGCTGTTCGAAATGGCCATGGGCTATCCGCTGCAGGAGTCGGTCGTGCGACAAATAACAGAATGCCCCGAAGCGTTAA AATCTCTATTGGAGAGCATACTATCGAAGGAAGCATGCAAGGCAGGCCTGCCCACACTGGAGCAACTGCTTGGCCACAGATTCTTTACGCAATATGCAACTGACAGTGGAACCACAGCCGAAAAGCCATACTTCAAGTTGTCCCTG AACGCAAAGGAATTGCTTAGGCAGGCGGCCGTTAAGTGCGAGAATCGTTTGCGTGACGAGCAAAAGTCGGTTAAGAACCAAAAGCGTATTGTACGCGTACAGGAGCTGATGAGCTCCGAGGAGGAGAAGCGCAAATCAAAGCAGAAAGCT AAGTTAGAGCACAAACAATCGAAGCTTAAGCAACAGGGTTCGCTCCAAGCAAGCAATGGACGCTTGTCGCTGGCGGCCGTGACAGCTGCATCGACCAGCACAGTTACCGCCGGCGGCGGGCTAAGTACGGCAGACTCTTTCAACCGCTCCGACAGCACCCCAGAAGAGCCCCATCTAGCTGGTATTAAAT CAATCATGCCAGCTGCGCAGCAGTCGCACCAGGTGCTGCCAGCGAGCAGCGCTCCCGTGGAGAGGCAGACATCGACTCCGAACATTGCAACAGAGGACGTTGACGCTGGCGAGGATGAGCCCACGCGCTCAGCATTGCTTGAGTCAATTTGCAAATTCAATCGAGGCTCGCTGCGCAAGGTGCGCTCAAATGATTAG
- the LOC6625056 gene encoding PX domain-containing protein kinase-like protein isoform X3 → MAIFASRYERKLPIDDTEAITCEIATVEEVDGHTEYLLRVQRGDSSWNVLRRYNDFNKLHKSLRISGIELPLPGKRIFGNMRPDFIAERKEALQVYINTILMNPILASSLPAKRFVDPESYSQSFHDHAVQHALLCLRNDTVWTLGATMGAIGWRLRKHYFKATTKPPEKSSNKLVKSGSQNQQSKHFAAGSNGGAHSVSIDAGTVDPNAEMVAEWLEYGPDKYVDDKEMNGVLKSLMGLQHPHIESIVLAANTENGCLIIRKFHKHGTLKDVLCMATPKNPFLSKYGNPKGRTALSMKQVATYGKQILETLIFLHSKGYAYGHLHSGNIVIVDDCVKLLDVENYLVGVPAFYRPFFVQHSKIHTIETVDVYCFGHVLFEMAMGYPLQESVVRQITECPEALKSLLESILSKEACKAGLPTLEQLLGHRFFTQYATDSGTTAEKPYFKLSLNAKELLRQAAVKCENRLRDEQKSVKNQKRIVRVQELMSSEEEKRKSKQKAKLEHKQSKLKQQGSLQASNGRLSLAAVTAASTSTVTAGGGLSTADSFNRSDSTPEEPHLAGIKSIMPAAQQSHQVLPASSAPVERQTSTPNIATEDVDAGEDEPTRSALLESICKFNRGSLRKVRSND, encoded by the exons ATGGCAATATTTGCGAGCAGATATGAAAGAAAACTACCAATTGACGACACCGAGGCAATAACTTGCGAAATAGCAACAGTTGAGGAGGTCGACGGACATACG GAATACCTGCTGCGCGTGCAGAGAGGCGATAGCTCCTGGAACGTTCTACGCCGTTACAATGACTTCAATAAGCTGCACAAAAGTCTTCGTATCTCTGGCATTGAATTGCCGCTGCCTGGCAAACGCATCTTTGGTAACATGCGTCCGGACTTCATAGCTGAACGGAAAGAAGCATTACAAGTTTATATAAACACAATACTAATGAATCCCATTTTGGCATCATCGCTGCCAGCCAAGCGCTTCGTTGATCCCGAAAGCTACTCGCAATCATTCCATG ACCATGCAGTGCAACATGCTTTGCTCTGTTTGCGCAACGACACGGTGTGGACGCTGGGCGCCACCATGGGCGCGATAGGTTGGCGGCTACGCAAGCATTACTTTAAGGCGACCACCAAGCCGCCAGAgaagagcagcaacaagttGGTCAAGAGCGGCTCACAGAACCAACAGAGCAAGCATTTCGCAGCCGGCAGCAATGGCGGTGCTCACTCAGTATCGATTGATGCGGGCACAGTGGATCCGAATGCGGAAATGGTGGCCGAATGGCTTGAATACGGACCTGACAAGTACGTCGATGATAAGGAAATGAATGGCGTGCTGAAAAGCCTCATGGGCCTGCAGCATCCGCACATTGAGTCCATAGTGCTGGCAGCGAACACCGAAAACGGCTGCTTGATCATCAGAAA ATTCCATAAGCATGGCACACTCAAGGATGTGCTCTGCATGGCAACGCCAAAGAATCCATTTTTAAGCAAGTACGGCAATCCCAAAGGACGTACAGCTCTGTCCATGAAGCAAGTGGCGACCTATGGCAAGCAAATTTTAGAAACTCTTATATTCTTGCACTCGAAAGGCTATGCTTATG GTCACCTACATTCGGGAAATATTGTCATTGTGGATGACTGTGTCAAGCTGTTGGACGTTGAGAACTATTTGGTGGGTGTGCCGGCGTTTTATCGACCATTTTTCGTGCAGCACAGCAAGATACACACAATTGAGACAGTTGACGTTTACTGTTTCGGTCATGTGCTGTTCGAAATGGCCATGGGCTATCCGCTGCAGGAGTCGGTCGTGCGACAAATAACAGAATGCCCCGAAGCGTTAA AATCTCTATTGGAGAGCATACTATCGAAGGAAGCATGCAAGGCAGGCCTGCCCACACTGGAGCAACTGCTTGGCCACAGATTCTTTACGCAATATGCAACTGACAGTGGAACCACAGCCGAAAAGCCATACTTCAAGTTGTCCCTG AACGCAAAGGAATTGCTTAGGCAGGCGGCCGTTAAGTGCGAGAATCGTTTGCGTGACGAGCAAAAGTCGGTTAAGAACCAAAAGCGTATTGTACGCGTACAGGAGCTGATGAGCTCCGAGGAGGAGAAGCGCAAATCAAAGCAGAAAGCT AAGTTAGAGCACAAACAATCGAAGCTTAAGCAACAGGGTTCGCTCCAAGCAAGCAATGGACGCTTGTCGCTGGCGGCCGTGACAGCTGCATCGACCAGCACAGTTACCGCCGGCGGCGGGCTAAGTACGGCAGACTCTTTCAACCGCTCCGACAGCACCCCAGAAGAGCCCCATCTAGCTGGTATTAAAT CAATCATGCCAGCTGCGCAGCAGTCGCACCAGGTGCTGCCAGCGAGCAGCGCTCCCGTGGAGAGGCAGACATCGACTCCGAACATTGCAACAGAGGACGTTGACGCTGGCGAGGATGAGCCCACGCGCTCAGCATTGCTTGAGTCAATTTGCAAATTCAATCGAGGCTCGCTGCGCAAGGTGCGCTCAAATGATTAG